Proteins co-encoded in one Meiothermus sp. genomic window:
- the mqnC gene encoding cyclic dehypoxanthinyl futalosine synthase: MDVLSRAAAGERLSASEILELYRLPLPEVAAVAHELRLQRSNPQVVTYLIDRNINYTNICNVACNFCAFYRTKRQGDAYVLSFEEIGHKVEELMQIGGRRILMQGGVNPDLPFEWYLELLRYLKKHYPEVRIDAFSPEEILGLEKITGRDCRELLVALKEAGLDGLPGAGGEILVDEVRAKAAPARIKSSDWFRILDTAQSLGLYTIATMVIGFGETYEQRVAHLLQIREQQDKALHTYGQGFAAFAMWTLQTEHTRLKGKAPGATAHEYLQQLAIARLALDNIPNLQASWPSMGFKVAQAALYYGANDFGSTMLEENVVSAAGGHNRTHATVRQIVRHIADAGFIPAERDPYYNIKQYPDVQAILNEKPPVALPLA; the protein is encoded by the coding sequence ATGGACGTTTTGAGCCGTGCAGCGGCGGGCGAACGACTTTCGGCTAGTGAAATACTCGAGCTCTACCGGCTTCCCCTCCCCGAAGTAGCGGCCGTAGCCCACGAACTGCGGCTCCAGCGCAGCAACCCCCAGGTGGTCACCTACCTGATCGACCGCAACATCAACTACACCAACATCTGCAACGTGGCCTGCAACTTCTGCGCCTTCTACCGCACCAAGCGGCAGGGCGATGCTTACGTGCTCTCCTTCGAGGAGATCGGGCACAAGGTTGAGGAACTCATGCAGATCGGCGGGCGGCGCATCCTGATGCAAGGCGGGGTCAACCCCGACCTGCCCTTCGAGTGGTACCTCGAGCTCTTGCGCTACCTGAAGAAACACTACCCCGAGGTGCGCATTGATGCCTTCAGCCCCGAGGAAATTCTGGGCCTGGAGAAGATCACCGGGCGCGACTGCCGCGAGCTGCTGGTAGCGCTCAAGGAGGCCGGCCTCGATGGTCTACCGGGCGCAGGCGGTGAAATTCTGGTGGACGAGGTGCGGGCCAAGGCAGCCCCGGCCCGCATCAAAAGCAGCGACTGGTTCCGCATCCTGGATACCGCCCAGAGCCTGGGGCTTTACACCATCGCCACCATGGTGATTGGCTTTGGCGAGACCTACGAGCAGCGCGTGGCGCACCTGCTCCAGATTCGTGAGCAGCAAGATAAGGCACTTCACACCTATGGACAGGGCTTCGCGGCTTTCGCCATGTGGACGCTGCAAACCGAGCACACCCGCCTGAAGGGCAAGGCCCCGGGGGCCACCGCGCATGAGTACCTGCAGCAGCTTGCCATCGCCCGCCTCGCCCTGGACAACATCCCCAACCTGCAGGCCAGTTGGCCCAGCATGGGCTTCAAGGTGGCCCAGGCCGCGCTCTACTACGGCGCCAACGACTTCGGCTCTACCATGCTAGAAGAAAACGTGGTCAGCGCCGCTGGCGGGCACAACCGCACCCACGCCACCGTGCGGCAGATTGTGCGCCATATTGCCGACGCGGGCTTTATCCCGGCCGAGCGCGACCCCTACTACAACATCAAGCAGTACCCCGATGTACAGGCCATTTTGAACGAGAAGCCCCCGGTAGCCCTGCCGCTGGCCTAG
- a CDS encoding ABC transporter permease — translation MNEILIIARKELLSVVRERRVLFTTLVLPILIMPLLMFGPILLFGNAARQTQESVQKVGVVGVPTVVLEELRKARVEPIEVANPQGAVQNREVQAALVFENGRYIIYGRLSGGATQSALVVEKVQAALRAYKDQVVAEQLRARGIGTDILEPFSVETQDASREQERAAGLFAFLIPFFLVSFIQAGGMPVAVDATAGEKEKGTLEALLAAPVPLLQVLLGKGLAVFVMSLLSTFAAVAGLLLGGGVFRNLFAAQLQAVQNGENQAQLGGALALDPLGYLAILVTAVLFALLIIAIMISLGLYARSFKEAQSYMSPLSLVMLIPLLFLQFSDFLKLQDWYFALPLVNVMLALDAIVKGAATATQLLITWASTLAYGALALHLAYRNFQREDVVFRN, via the coding sequence ATGAACGAAATCTTGATCATTGCCCGTAAAGAGCTGCTTAGCGTGGTGCGCGAGCGCCGGGTGCTCTTTACCACCCTGGTGCTGCCCATCCTGATCATGCCGCTGTTGATGTTTGGCCCCATTCTGCTCTTCGGCAACGCCGCCCGCCAGACCCAGGAGTCCGTGCAGAAAGTGGGGGTGGTGGGGGTTCCGACGGTGGTGCTGGAGGAACTCCGCAAAGCCAGGGTCGAGCCCATCGAGGTAGCCAACCCCCAGGGGGCCGTGCAGAACCGCGAGGTGCAGGCGGCCCTGGTCTTCGAGAATGGGCGCTACATCATCTATGGCCGGCTCTCGGGCGGGGCCACCCAGAGTGCGCTGGTGGTGGAGAAGGTGCAGGCGGCGCTGCGCGCTTACAAAGACCAGGTGGTGGCCGAGCAACTGCGAGCCCGGGGGATTGGAACCGATATTCTGGAGCCCTTCAGCGTCGAGACCCAGGACGCCTCGCGCGAGCAGGAGCGGGCCGCTGGCCTCTTTGCCTTCCTGATTCCGTTCTTTTTGGTTTCGTTTATTCAGGCGGGCGGTATGCCGGTGGCGGTGGACGCCACGGCAGGGGAGAAGGAGAAGGGGACGCTCGAGGCCCTTCTGGCCGCCCCCGTCCCGCTCCTCCAGGTTCTGCTGGGCAAAGGGCTGGCGGTGTTTGTGATGTCGCTGCTCTCGACCTTTGCGGCCGTGGCCGGGCTTTTGCTGGGCGGCGGGGTGTTCCGCAACCTTTTTGCTGCCCAGCTTCAGGCCGTGCAGAACGGAGAGAACCAGGCCCAGTTAGGGGGTGCCCTGGCCCTCGATCCGCTGGGTTATCTGGCTATCTTGGTAACGGCAGTGCTATTCGCCCTGCTCATCATCGCCATCATGATTTCCCTGGGCCTTTACGCCCGCAGCTTCAAGGAGGCCCAGAGTTATATGAGCCCCTTATCCCTGGTGATGCTGATTCCTTTGCTCTTTCTGCAGTTCTCCGATTTTCTCAAACTGCAGGACTGGTACTTCGCCCTGCCCCTTGTAAACGTAATGCTGGCGCTGGACGCGATTGTCAAAGGCGCGGCCACTGCCACCCAACTGCTCATCACCTGGGCCTCTACCCTGGCCTATGGCGCGCTGGCGCTGCACCTGGCCTATCGCAATTTCCAGCGGGAAGACGTGGTTTTCAGAAACTAG
- a CDS encoding ABC transporter ATP-binding protein, translated as MIEVVNLQKSYQKLQAVKGISFSVQPGEVYGLLGPNGAGKTTTLRMLATLLKPTGGSAKVAGFDALRQPLEVRRNLGIVNGGMKVYDKLTGYEVLDFFGSFYDLWGPKLKERIAWAAELLHLEPSVLSKQVRQMSTGMQQKIVIARAILHQPQVLLLDEATAGLDVFARRALLDFVKQYAGLGKTLVYSTHVMSEAEEVCDRVGFIDHGLLVFEGSLQEALELGSGNLERAFIRRLEEAA; from the coding sequence ATGATTGAGGTGGTCAACCTACAAAAAAGCTACCAGAAGCTTCAAGCTGTTAAGGGCATCTCGTTCAGCGTGCAGCCGGGTGAGGTGTATGGCCTTTTGGGCCCCAATGGGGCCGGCAAAACCACCACCCTGCGGATGCTGGCCACCCTGCTCAAGCCCACCGGGGGCAGCGCTAAAGTGGCAGGTTTTGATGCGCTAAGGCAACCCCTCGAGGTGCGCCGCAACCTGGGCATCGTCAACGGTGGGATGAAGGTCTACGACAAGCTCACCGGCTACGAGGTGCTGGACTTCTTCGGGAGCTTCTACGACCTGTGGGGGCCCAAACTCAAGGAACGCATCGCCTGGGCCGCCGAGCTTTTGCACCTCGAGCCGTCTGTGCTCTCCAAGCAGGTCAGGCAGATGTCCACCGGTATGCAGCAGAAAATCGTCATCGCGCGGGCCATCCTGCACCAGCCCCAGGTCTTATTGCTGGACGAGGCCACCGCTGGCCTGGATGTGTTCGCCCGCCGGGCTTTGCTGGATTTCGTCAAGCAGTACGCCGGGCTGGGCAAGACCCTCGTCTACTCCACCCACGTGATGAGCGAGGCCGAGGAGGTCTGCGACCGGGTGGGCTTTATTGACCACGGCCTGCTGGTTTTTGAGGGCAGCCTGCAGGAGGCCCTCGAGCTCGGTTCGGGCAACCTCGAGCGGGCCTTTATCCGTCGCCTGGAAGAGGCCGCCTAA
- a CDS encoding ABC transporter permease, with product MFERYIRPMWAFVFRDWHLTRRYMSWVVVFVFYAIVNSATIALIGKAQDDFRLTLTLLLGVLLWSFLSAMYNEIANSISYERWEGTLEYTFMAPVSRLIHLSGVSLFAVIFSVIRTIVILVGLVLFIQVSVNGANLLGVLVVLLVASLAFMGLGLMAAILPVMSPENGAQATNIFQGILLLVSGIYYPVSVLPSWVQPLAYLSPATYALEACRKLMGINHPDSTSDKLVGAPLSSVLPELGILLLMGVVLIPLGLWVFHTAEMWAKRTGKLKRTG from the coding sequence ATGTTTGAACGCTATATCCGCCCCATGTGGGCCTTTGTCTTCCGCGACTGGCACCTGACCCGGCGCTACATGAGCTGGGTGGTGGTGTTCGTGTTTTACGCCATCGTCAACTCGGCCACCATTGCCCTGATTGGCAAGGCCCAGGACGACTTCCGCCTGACCCTGACGCTGTTGCTGGGCGTGCTCTTGTGGTCTTTTTTATCGGCCATGTACAACGAGATCGCGAACTCTATCTCCTACGAGCGCTGGGAGGGGACGCTCGAGTACACCTTTATGGCCCCGGTCTCGAGGCTCATCCACCTTTCGGGGGTCTCGCTCTTTGCGGTCATTTTCAGCGTGATTCGCACCATCGTGATCCTGGTGGGGTTGGTGCTCTTTATCCAGGTCTCGGTGAACGGGGCCAACCTGCTGGGGGTCTTGGTGGTGTTGCTGGTAGCCAGCCTGGCCTTTATGGGGCTGGGCCTGATGGCTGCCATTTTGCCGGTAATGTCGCCGGAGAACGGGGCCCAGGCCACCAACATCTTCCAGGGCATTCTGCTTCTGGTCTCGGGCATCTACTATCCAGTTAGCGTGCTGCCGAGCTGGGTGCAGCCCCTGGCCTACCTGAGCCCGGCCACCTATGCCCTCGAGGCCTGCCGTAAGCTGATGGGGATTAACCACCCCGACTCTACATCCGACAAACTGGTGGGTGCGCCGCTTTCCTCGGTGCTACCGGAACTGGGTATCCTGTTGCTGATGGGGGTGGTTCTAATTCCGCTGGGCCTGTGGGTTTTCCACACCGCCGAGATGTGGGCCAAGCGCACCGGCAAGCTCAAGCGGACGGGCTAG
- a CDS encoding ABC transporter ATP-binding protein — MLTLESTKTQLAIEVSDLKKVFRKRDGLRAPLKEEWALKGVSFQVREGETYGLLGPNGSGKSTLIRILSTLLTPDGGMVRMLGHTLPEGERELRRKMGRVSVDAAFYKKLSPRENLLYAAQLYGLEPRTAEKRAMQILEQLGLESRRFGDPIEEMSRGMQQKIAIARALLINPPLLLLDEPTTGLDPKSRRDVQAFLEDLRAREGTTILLTTHDMAEAERLSHRIGFLAHGRLVAEGTANELKQKAGTESLEEAFIALTGEAFDEEELES; from the coding sequence ATGCTAACCCTCGAGTCCACCAAAACCCAACTCGCCATCGAGGTCTCCGACCTCAAAAAAGTCTTCCGCAAGCGCGATGGGCTTCGTGCGCCCCTCAAGGAGGAATGGGCCCTCAAAGGGGTGTCTTTCCAGGTGCGGGAAGGGGAGACCTACGGCCTACTGGGCCCCAACGGCTCGGGAAAGTCCACCCTGATTCGCATTTTGTCCACCCTGCTCACCCCCGATGGCGGCATGGTGCGAATGCTGGGTCACACCCTACCCGAGGGTGAGCGCGAACTGCGGCGCAAAATGGGCCGTGTAAGCGTGGACGCGGCCTTCTACAAGAAGCTTTCTCCGCGTGAGAACCTGCTCTACGCCGCGCAGCTCTACGGCCTCGAGCCCCGCACAGCCGAAAAGCGGGCCATGCAGATTCTGGAGCAACTGGGCCTGGAGTCGCGCCGCTTCGGCGACCCCATCGAGGAGATGAGCCGCGGCATGCAGCAGAAGATTGCCATTGCCCGAGCCCTCCTCATCAACCCGCCCCTCCTGCTACTGGACGAGCCCACTACCGGCCTCGACCCCAAAAGCCGCCGCGACGTGCAGGCCTTCCTGGAAGACCTGCGGGCCCGCGAAGGCACCACCATCCTGCTCACCACCCACGACATGGCCGAGGCCGAGCGCCTTTCGCACCGCATCGGCTTCCTGGCCCATGGCCGCCTGGTGGCCGAGGGCACCGCCAACGAACTCAAGCAAAAAGCCGGAACCGAGAGCCTCGAGGAGGCCTTCATCGCCCTCACCGGCGAGGCCTTCGATGAGGAAGAGCTCGAAAGTTAA
- a CDS encoding cupin domain-containing protein — translation MNVFPEWFKAFKQVEIWPGMDMAVLSGYKGQVGFAQVSEETFVPEHAHDGQWGVVLEGQVEFVIGGETQVFRKGDYYHIPAGVPHSARLAAGTAFIDVWENERFPADRLK, via the coding sequence ATGAACGTCTTTCCCGAGTGGTTTAAGGCCTTTAAGCAGGTGGAAATCTGGCCCGGCATGGATATGGCGGTGCTTTCGGGCTACAAGGGGCAGGTGGGGTTTGCCCAGGTCTCCGAAGAAACCTTTGTGCCCGAACACGCCCACGACGGCCAGTGGGGGGTGGTGCTGGAAGGCCAGGTCGAGTTCGTAATCGGCGGCGAGACCCAGGTGTTCCGCAAGGGCGACTACTACCATATTCCCGCCGGCGTTCCGCACAGCGCCAGGCTGGCAGCGGGCACCGCCTTTATTGATGTGTGGGAAAACGAGCGCTTCCCGGCCGACCGCCTTAAGTAG
- a CDS encoding enoyl-CoA hydratase-related protein, whose amino-acid sequence MYENILVETHGAVGLVRLNRPKQLNALNSATLRELATAIAAFEQDAAIGAMVITGNERAFAAGADIAEFQQTSLAELMKGLRADQYEVLRKVRKPLVAAVSGFAYGGGCELAMLCDLIVASDTAKFAQPEINLGIIPGGGGTQRLTRQVGKYLAMEVILAGRVLSAWEALQHGLVNRVVPVELYLEEALELAQTLAERAPLAARLAKDAVLRAQDMSLEHGLGLERSNFLVAFGSEDKQEGTTAFLEKRKPQWKGR is encoded by the coding sequence ATGTACGAGAACATTCTGGTGGAGACCCACGGGGCAGTGGGGCTGGTGCGGCTCAACCGCCCCAAACAGCTCAACGCCCTCAACAGCGCCACCCTGCGCGAGCTGGCTACCGCCATTGCTGCGTTCGAGCAGGATGCCGCCATCGGGGCCATGGTCATTACCGGCAACGAGCGGGCCTTTGCCGCCGGGGCCGATATCGCCGAGTTCCAGCAAACCAGCCTGGCCGAGCTGATGAAAGGCCTGCGGGCCGACCAGTACGAGGTTCTGCGCAAGGTGCGCAAGCCGCTGGTGGCCGCGGTCTCGGGCTTTGCCTATGGGGGCGGCTGTGAGCTGGCCATGCTCTGCGACCTGATTGTGGCTTCCGATACCGCCAAGTTCGCCCAGCCGGAAATTAACCTGGGCATCATCCCCGGCGGCGGGGGCACCCAGCGCCTCACCCGGCAGGTGGGCAAGTACCTGGCCATGGAGGTGATTCTGGCCGGACGGGTGCTCTCGGCCTGGGAAGCCTTGCAGCACGGCCTGGTGAACCGTGTGGTGCCGGTGGAGCTGTATCTGGAAGAGGCCCTCGAGCTTGCCCAGACCCTCGCCGAACGGGCCCCCCTGGCCGCGCGGCTGGCCAAGGATGCCGTCCTGCGGGCCCAGGACATGAGCCTGGAGCACGGGCTGGGCCTCGAGCGCAGCAACTTCCTGGTTGCCTTTGGCAGCGAGGACAAGCAGGAAGGCACCACCGCCTTTTTGGAAAAACGCAAGCCCCAGTGGAAAGGGCGCTAG
- a CDS encoding enoyl-CoA hydratase-related protein: MEVLLRDQNNGVLTLTLNRPEAINALTTEMLRELSKALKEAAAPEVRVVVLRGAGRGFCSGQDLREFEGQRISYKNHLRNYRSVVEGLAGLEKPVIAAIHGAAAGAGLSLALACDLRIASTDAVLTTGFSRIGLIPDAGMNYHLPRMVGYARAFELEVLSERLKAEEALALGLVNRVVPAESFAEEVARLAGELALGPTKTYGLIKRALRRSAGASLEEMLEYEALLQEVAGRTEDHQEGVQAFYEKRPPRFQGR; this comes from the coding sequence ATGGAGGTACTTCTACGCGATCAAAACAACGGCGTTCTAACCCTCACCCTGAACCGGCCCGAGGCCATCAACGCCCTCACCACCGAGATGCTGCGGGAGCTTAGCAAAGCCCTCAAAGAGGCCGCCGCCCCGGAGGTGCGGGTGGTGGTGCTGCGAGGAGCGGGCCGCGGCTTCTGCTCCGGTCAGGATTTGCGCGAGTTTGAGGGGCAGCGCATCTCGTACAAGAATCACCTGCGCAACTACCGCTCGGTGGTGGAGGGTCTGGCCGGTTTGGAAAAGCCGGTAATCGCCGCTATTCACGGGGCCGCCGCCGGGGCCGGCCTGTCGCTGGCCCTGGCCTGTGACCTGCGTATTGCTTCTACCGACGCGGTGCTGACCACCGGCTTTAGCAGGATTGGCCTGATCCCCGATGCGGGCATGAACTACCACCTGCCGCGCATGGTGGGCTACGCCAGGGCCTTCGAACTCGAGGTGCTCTCAGAGCGCCTCAAGGCCGAGGAGGCCCTGGCCCTGGGCCTGGTAAACCGGGTGGTGCCCGCCGAAAGCTTTGCCGAGGAGGTGGCCCGGCTGGCGGGTGAGCTGGCCCTGGGCCCCACCAAAACCTACGGCCTGATTAAGCGGGCCCTGCGGCGCAGCGCGGGGGCCAGCCTCGAGGAGATGCTCGAGTACGAGGCCCTGCTGCAGGAGGTGGCGGGCCGCACCGAGGATCACCAGGAGGGCGTGCAGGCTTTTTACGAGAAGCGCCCCCCGCGCTTCCAGGGCAGGTAG
- the ruvA gene encoding Holliday junction branch migration protein RuvA — MVRYLKGTVLKKSPSSVVLLVGGVGLEASCPASTLAQLIEGQEAALHTKLVVREDDLSLFGFADERSLELFELLLSVSGVGPKVALNLLSSQTPALLARALAEGDLRLLTAAQGVGKKLAERIALELRSKVPAHLMGEGGHLVRSSQTEEAELALITLGFREGQVRSVVAEIAQKNPEAGTQELIKLALKALR; from the coding sequence GTGGTTCGCTACCTCAAGGGAACGGTACTGAAAAAAAGCCCCAGCAGCGTGGTCTTGCTGGTGGGGGGGGTGGGCCTCGAGGCGAGCTGTCCGGCCTCGACGCTGGCCCAGCTCATCGAGGGGCAGGAAGCCGCTTTGCACACCAAGCTGGTGGTGCGCGAGGACGACCTGTCGCTTTTTGGCTTTGCCGATGAACGCAGCCTGGAACTGTTCGAGCTTTTGCTCTCGGTCTCGGGGGTGGGGCCCAAAGTGGCCCTGAACCTGCTTTCCTCCCAGACCCCCGCCCTGCTGGCGCGGGCCCTGGCCGAAGGCGACCTGCGCCTGCTCACGGCGGCCCAGGGGGTGGGCAAGAAGCTGGCCGAGCGCATCGCGCTCGAGCTGCGCAGCAAGGTGCCGGCCCACCTGATGGGCGAAGGAGGCCATCTGGTCCGTAGCAGCCAGACCGAGGAAGCTGAGCTGGCCCTCATCACCCTGGGCTTCCGCGAGGGCCAGGTGCGGAGCGTGGTGGCCGAGATCGCCCAGAAAAACCCCGAGGCCGGCACCCAGGAACTTATCAAGCTAGCCCTAAAAGCCCTGCGCTAG
- the hslV gene encoding ATP-dependent protease subunit HslV has translation MERMHGTTIVAVRRDGVTAIAGDGQVTLGQTIMKTGAVKVRRLEQGEGILVGFAGAVADALMLLEKFEGALSSAKGNLQRAAIETAKLWRSDRILRNLEAMLVLADRDNLLLLSGNGEVLSPDEPVLAVGSGGPYALSAAKALLRYSSLPAPQIAEQAIRIAGEIDLYTSGQATQVLSVGGAS, from the coding sequence ATGGAGCGAATGCACGGCACCACCATTGTGGCAGTTCGTCGAGACGGTGTCACGGCAATTGCAGGCGACGGGCAGGTCACCCTCGGTCAGACCATTATGAAGACCGGGGCTGTTAAGGTTCGTCGCCTCGAGCAAGGCGAAGGCATTCTGGTTGGTTTTGCTGGCGCTGTGGCCGATGCCCTCATGTTGCTGGAAAAGTTTGAAGGTGCGCTCTCCAGCGCCAAGGGCAACCTCCAACGGGCTGCTATTGAAACCGCCAAGCTCTGGCGGAGCGACCGCATCCTAAGGAACCTCGAGGCCATGCTGGTTCTAGCCGACCGCGACAACCTGCTGCTGCTCTCCGGCAACGGCGAGGTGCTGAGTCCCGATGAGCCGGTGCTGGCAGTAGGCTCTGGGGGCCCCTATGCCCTTTCAGCAGCAAAAGCCCTGCTGCGCTACTCGAGCCTTCCGGCCCCCCAGATCGCCGAGCAGGCCATCCGCATTGCTGGTGAGATAGACCTGTACACCAGCGGACAGGCCACACAGGTCTTGAGCGTAGGGGGTGCGTCATGA
- the hslU gene encoding ATP-dependent protease ATPase subunit HslU, with the protein MNLTPAEIVRELDKHIVGQAAAKRAVAVALRNRIRRKKLPPELAREVMPKNILMIGPTGVGKTEIARRLARLAGAPFLKVEATKFTEVGYVGRDVDSIVRDLAEASYQLVMQEMKAKVEGRAQSLAEDEIASLLRIQPHELRTGRYNDQMVEIEVSEEARLPMMGMFGGEQMQGLQDMLKGLMPQRRVRRKLRVKEALEILKNQEAERLVDKEEATQEALRRAQEEGIVFIDEMDKIARSKGAVGGPDVSGEGVQRDLLPIVEGTVVSTRLGPVSTDHVLFIAAGAFHVSKPSDLIPELQGRFPIRVELEPLGPQEFERILREPENSLIKQYSALLAADETELHFTPEAIQAVARFAHQANQELEDIGARRLATVLERLLEEVSFQTGLGRVEVTKEYVEARLKDVLASPDLSRYIL; encoded by the coding sequence ATGAACCTGACCCCCGCCGAAATTGTGCGCGAGCTGGATAAGCATATCGTTGGGCAGGCCGCCGCCAAACGCGCGGTGGCGGTGGCGCTCCGCAACCGGATACGCCGCAAGAAACTACCGCCTGAGCTGGCACGTGAGGTCATGCCCAAAAACATCTTGATGATCGGCCCAACGGGCGTGGGCAAGACCGAGATTGCCCGGCGGCTGGCCCGGCTGGCGGGTGCACCCTTTCTGAAGGTAGAGGCCACCAAATTTACCGAGGTGGGCTATGTAGGTCGCGACGTGGACTCCATCGTGCGTGACCTGGCCGAGGCTTCCTACCAGCTGGTGATGCAGGAGATGAAGGCCAAAGTGGAGGGGCGGGCTCAAAGCCTGGCCGAAGATGAGATAGCCTCGCTTTTACGCATTCAGCCCCATGAGCTGCGAACAGGTCGCTACAACGACCAGATGGTTGAAATTGAGGTGTCCGAGGAAGCCCGCCTGCCCATGATGGGTATGTTTGGCGGCGAGCAAATGCAAGGCCTGCAAGACATGCTCAAAGGGCTGATGCCCCAGCGCAGGGTGCGGCGCAAGCTGCGGGTCAAAGAGGCCCTGGAGATCCTCAAAAACCAGGAAGCGGAACGCCTCGTAGACAAGGAAGAAGCCACTCAAGAGGCCCTGCGACGGGCTCAGGAAGAGGGCATCGTGTTTATCGATGAGATGGATAAGATCGCTCGTAGCAAGGGTGCGGTCGGCGGGCCGGATGTCTCAGGGGAAGGCGTACAGCGGGATCTGCTTCCCATCGTGGAGGGAACCGTGGTCTCGACCCGCCTGGGGCCGGTCTCAACCGATCATGTGCTGTTCATTGCCGCCGGGGCCTTTCACGTTTCCAAGCCCTCCGATCTGATTCCAGAACTACAAGGCCGCTTCCCCATCCGGGTGGAGCTCGAGCCTCTGGGGCCACAGGAGTTCGAGCGTATCCTGCGCGAGCCGGAAAACTCGCTCATCAAGCAGTACTCCGCCTTGCTCGCCGCCGACGAGACCGAGCTTCATTTCACCCCCGAGGCCATCCAGGCAGTGGCGCGGTTTGCTCACCAAGCTAACCAAGAGTTAGAGGATATTGGCGCCAGGCGACTCGCCACGGTGCTGGAGCGGCTTTTGGAAGAAGTCTCGTTTCAAACCGGTTTAGGCCGAGTCGAGGTAACGAAGGAGTATGTGGAAGCCCGGCTCAAAGATGTGCTTGCCTCCCCCGATCTTTCCCGTTACATCCTATGA
- a CDS encoding lipopolysaccharide assembly protein LapB produces the protein MMRFWFFVLALTMGSVLAQQNPAQPAPKPQTQASLCALLYEAGRPEAALPACERAVKDAPSAENLYLLARVQSELNRFTAATENLRRSITLNSSFIQSYVALAQVYVRQYLLSESREAAKGLLDQALSILREAERVNPKYAPIYATRGTVLAYQNKLDQAVESINRALAIKDEPVVRALLADIYIRQGKWDEALKNYDEAVKAAPKNSSLRIKYGSLLLLRGNVDLAIEHLDQAVILSPGNAEAWLRRGDAYYEKKDWQQAGVSYQQAVALSPVRYPDAYIGLGQVLIELKDYQKARFNFTKAVALEQDNPVYRFWLCRANELLGDKAGAKAQCEHALKLRPDFKEAQDVLNRLK, from the coding sequence ATGATGCGTTTTTGGTTCTTTGTGCTGGCGCTAACAATGGGAAGCGTTCTGGCGCAGCAAAACCCCGCCCAACCTGCGCCTAAACCACAGACCCAGGCCAGCTTGTGTGCTTTGCTCTACGAGGCCGGGCGTCCGGAAGCAGCGCTGCCGGCCTGTGAACGAGCTGTAAAAGACGCCCCCAGCGCCGAAAATCTTTACCTGCTGGCCCGGGTGCAGTCTGAGTTGAACCGCTTCACTGCGGCCACTGAAAACTTGCGTCGCTCGATTACCCTCAACAGCAGCTTCATCCAGTCGTATGTGGCCCTAGCGCAGGTATACGTGCGTCAGTATCTGCTGTCGGAAAGCCGCGAAGCAGCCAAGGGTTTACTGGATCAAGCCCTGAGCATCCTGCGTGAAGCCGAACGGGTCAATCCCAAGTATGCCCCCATCTATGCAACGCGTGGAACCGTCTTGGCTTATCAGAACAAGTTAGATCAGGCAGTAGAATCCATCAATCGCGCTCTGGCCATCAAGGATGAACCGGTGGTGCGGGCTTTACTGGCCGACATCTACATTCGGCAGGGTAAGTGGGATGAGGCCCTCAAGAATTACGACGAAGCAGTGAAGGCAGCCCCCAAGAACTCGAGCTTGCGTATCAAGTACGGTAGCCTGCTGCTGCTCAGGGGCAATGTAGATCTAGCCATTGAGCACCTAGACCAGGCCGTAATCCTGAGCCCTGGCAACGCCGAAGCCTGGTTACGACGGGGCGATGCTTACTACGAGAAAAAAGACTGGCAGCAAGCCGGGGTTTCCTACCAGCAGGCCGTAGCCCTCTCACCGGTGCGTTATCCGGATGCCTATATTGGCCTAGGTCAGGTGCTGATTGAGCTAAAGGACTATCAAAAGGCTCGCTTCAACTTCACCAAGGCCGTGGCCCTGGAGCAGGACAATCCGGTCTACCGCTTCTGGCTGTGCCGCGCCAACGAGCTGCTGGGGGATAAAGCCGGCGCGAAGGCACAGTGCGAACATGCCCTCAAGCTGCGGCCCGACTTCAAAGAAGCGCAGGACGTACTAAACCGCTTGAAGTGA